The following are encoded in a window of Tautonia marina genomic DNA:
- a CDS encoding DUF5131 family protein → MADHSKIEWTDATWNPVRGCTKISPGCAHCYAETFAERFRGVQGHPYEQGFDLKLIPGKLLEPLRWSKPKMVFVNSMSDLFHKEVPEDYVMAVAEVMRKAKWHTFQVLTKRSERLREMLGTSLKDLAAESHIWWGVSVENRKHGLPRIEHLREAPAAVRFLSVEPLLEDLGEVDLSGIAWVIVGGESGHGARPMQADWVRSLRDQCEAAGVPFFFKQWGGVRKKAAGRELDGRSHDDRPEPSRVAMATLEERTALIRAWELQASAT, encoded by the coding sequence ATGGCGGATCACTCGAAGATCGAATGGACGGATGCGACGTGGAACCCGGTGAGGGGGTGCACGAAGATCAGCCCGGGGTGCGCACATTGCTATGCGGAGACGTTTGCGGAGCGGTTTCGGGGGGTGCAGGGGCATCCGTATGAGCAGGGGTTTGATTTGAAGCTCATTCCGGGGAAGTTGCTGGAACCGCTGAGGTGGTCGAAGCCGAAGATGGTGTTTGTGAACTCGATGAGCGACCTGTTTCACAAGGAGGTGCCCGAGGATTACGTGATGGCGGTCGCGGAGGTGATGAGGAAGGCGAAGTGGCATACGTTTCAGGTGTTGACGAAACGGTCGGAACGATTGAGGGAGATGTTGGGGACGAGCTTGAAGGACCTCGCGGCCGAGTCGCACATCTGGTGGGGGGTGAGTGTCGAGAACAGGAAGCACGGCTTGCCGAGGATTGAGCATTTGAGGGAGGCGCCGGCCGCGGTCAGGTTCTTATCGGTGGAACCGTTGCTGGAAGACCTGGGAGAGGTGGACCTGTCGGGGATCGCGTGGGTGATCGTCGGCGGAGAGAGTGGGCATGGAGCCCGGCCGATGCAGGCGGATTGGGTGCGGAGCCTGCGCGATCAGTGTGAGGCGGCGGGGGTGCCGTTCTTCTTCAAGCAGTGGGGCGGCGTAAGGAAGAAGGCGGCGGGGCGGGAACTTGATGGGCGGAGCCACGACGATCGGCCCGAGCCGAGCAGGGTGGCGATGGCAACGCTCGAGGAACGGACGGCCTTGATCCGTGCCTGGGAATTGCAGGCGTCAGCGACCTGA
- a CDS encoding sensor histidine kinase, producing MSLARRLADATRKPVETLGAPGMIVGVVSVAALGFSLIVLAREYDLLRRTGREVSERAIESWARATPVDEVGRTLPDYADAWRSEPDDPTLLSRVREALAALGGSTELRDPRFAVVSVERLELSLENGPVVASWVSETPSMPGIEAEERRLILLDGTPEAGSAVVLIVGYRAGALVEEALSELETSYRRLLLAVLGLSGYSLLCLLAMVLQVRILSDRAARESAQRATLDLADRTCHELGNVVFVLANERRNLADHLDQFDRLLDRLPDALADAVTDAGIESSKVNRVRRAFERRLADEGLDPEVDLRTGSAIARDVARQISVCSQYIALTVRELDGYLKQSSLPVEPVPMLVGEAIDEALTLLGPRIESASATVDRPSAEGLDLRVRADRRLLVHALVNLLKNALEATSTTPTGDPPRITLSSDRDGSLVRIGVLDNGPGVPDSVAPRLFQPGISTKGAGRGRGLAIASDSIRAQGGTLRLAPSNGSGACFLIELPAANDESV from the coding sequence ATGTCCCTAGCCCGACGCCTGGCGGACGCGACCCGAAAACCGGTGGAGACGCTCGGAGCGCCGGGGATGATCGTGGGGGTCGTCTCGGTCGCGGCCCTCGGGTTCAGCCTGATCGTCCTGGCCCGCGAGTACGACCTGCTGCGGAGGACCGGCCGGGAGGTCTCGGAGCGGGCGATCGAGTCGTGGGCCCGGGCGACTCCGGTCGATGAGGTTGGCCGGACCCTGCCCGACTATGCCGACGCCTGGCGATCGGAGCCGGACGACCCGACCTTGCTCAGTCGGGTCCGCGAGGCCCTGGCCGCGCTTGGCGGGTCGACGGAGCTGCGCGACCCTCGGTTTGCCGTCGTGTCGGTGGAGCGTTTGGAGCTGTCGCTCGAGAACGGCCCTGTCGTCGCTTCGTGGGTCAGCGAAACCCCCTCGATGCCGGGGATCGAGGCCGAGGAGCGTCGGTTGATCCTGCTCGACGGGACCCCGGAGGCAGGCTCGGCGGTGGTCCTGATCGTCGGCTACCGGGCGGGGGCGTTGGTCGAGGAGGCGCTGTCGGAACTGGAAACGTCGTATCGGAGGCTCCTGCTGGCGGTGCTGGGGTTGTCCGGGTACTCCTTGCTTTGCCTGCTGGCAATGGTGCTTCAGGTCCGGATTCTCAGCGACCGGGCGGCCCGCGAGTCGGCCCAGCGAGCGACGCTGGATCTGGCCGACCGGACCTGTCACGAACTGGGGAACGTCGTCTTCGTGCTGGCCAACGAGCGCCGGAATCTGGCGGATCACCTGGACCAGTTCGACCGCCTGCTCGACCGCCTGCCCGACGCCCTGGCCGACGCCGTGACCGATGCCGGCATCGAGTCGTCGAAGGTCAACCGGGTCCGTCGCGCCTTCGAGCGTCGCCTGGCCGATGAGGGGCTCGACCCCGAGGTGGACCTGCGAACCGGCTCGGCCATTGCTCGCGACGTGGCCCGGCAGATCAGCGTTTGCTCGCAGTACATCGCCCTGACGGTTCGAGAGCTGGACGGCTACTTGAAGCAGTCATCCCTTCCGGTCGAGCCGGTGCCGATGCTCGTCGGTGAGGCGATCGACGAGGCTCTGACCCTGCTCGGCCCCCGGATCGAATCGGCCTCGGCCACGGTCGATCGCCCTTCTGCCGAGGGGCTAGATTTGAGGGTCCGGGCCGATCGCCGATTGCTCGTCCACGCCCTGGTCAACCTCTTGAAGAACGCGCTGGAAGCCACCTCGACGACCCCGACCGGCGACCCTCCCCGGATCACCCTGTCGAGCGATCGGGATGGCTCCCTCGTCCGGATCGGCGTCCTTGACAACGGCCCCGGTGTCCCCGATTCGGTCGCCCCCCGCCTCTTCCAACCCGGCATCTCGACCAAAGGGGCTGGCCGCGGCCGAGGCCTGGCGATCGCCTCCGACTCGATCCGAGCCCAGGGGGGCACCCTCCGCCTCGCTCCGTCCAACGGTTCCGGGGCCTGTTTCCTGATCGAGCTTCCCGCCGCGAACGACGAGTCGGTGTGA
- a CDS encoding ABC transporter substrate-binding protein codes for MPLRSRAGTLLLLIGGLALVGWMGYALTYRGDTSGSDRRVGGVADVAVFLPERADWAEFRAGVFVCQRRGLLGEVVEDLNTITFRTPEHGREVRLSWFEGGGVVTTRDRVNRLIDRPIAPMAFIGSSNTVLTAGLAEALHDAVDHRRGAGQRPDPVLLVPWATTVRVDRPGAASLPLLDLYPGRTFRFCPNNRQEAELVSRVVSDQEGEPVGAVLMVDGNDPYSRDLAEGFERAIDLVAPEAKVLIRRLDLSSPGLVGSDDRPGPAELEEADLIWRFVAEAPGEGPVWAVLPLQGSPTRRMIRALVDRSGPIGPGVLGRLHVLCGDGIGRTTLDTLAGRCTLPVWCVSSGTLPEDEGQPADLGASQIPAEIIAALARVLDQPGPPPDLASALVELDVSAEDPAAFGRSLAFEPSGERRAADLGHVLAIVPGRSEVLAFGPPRVQDLGGEPRSRRSLAGARPADDARTIR; via the coding sequence ATGCCCCTGAGAAGCCGAGCCGGCACGCTGCTTCTGCTGATCGGTGGACTGGCCCTGGTGGGTTGGATGGGCTACGCCCTGACCTACCGAGGTGACACGTCCGGCTCCGATCGCCGGGTCGGCGGCGTGGCCGACGTGGCGGTCTTCCTGCCCGAGCGGGCCGACTGGGCCGAATTCCGCGCAGGGGTCTTCGTCTGCCAGCGCCGGGGATTGCTGGGCGAGGTGGTCGAGGACCTGAACACGATCACCTTCCGGACCCCCGAGCACGGCCGAGAGGTCCGGCTTTCCTGGTTCGAAGGGGGGGGCGTGGTCACGACTCGGGATCGGGTCAACCGCCTGATTGATCGGCCCATCGCGCCGATGGCCTTCATCGGTTCCAGCAACACGGTCCTGACGGCTGGCCTGGCCGAGGCGCTGCACGATGCGGTGGATCACCGTCGAGGAGCGGGTCAGCGGCCGGACCCGGTCTTGCTGGTCCCCTGGGCGACGACGGTTCGGGTCGATCGGCCGGGGGCGGCGTCCTTGCCGTTGCTCGACCTCTATCCGGGGCGCACCTTCCGCTTCTGCCCGAACAACCGGCAGGAGGCGGAGCTGGTCTCCCGGGTCGTCTCCGATCAGGAGGGGGAGCCGGTCGGCGCGGTCTTGATGGTCGATGGCAACGACCCGTACTCCCGGGATCTGGCCGAGGGGTTCGAGCGGGCGATTGACCTGGTCGCTCCGGAGGCGAAGGTGCTGATCCGACGGCTCGACCTGTCCTCTCCCGGTCTGGTCGGCTCGGACGACCGACCGGGGCCGGCCGAGCTGGAGGAGGCCGACCTGATCTGGCGGTTCGTGGCCGAGGCGCCGGGAGAGGGACCGGTCTGGGCCGTCTTGCCGTTGCAAGGGAGCCCGACCCGCCGGATGATCCGGGCCCTGGTCGATCGTTCCGGACCGATCGGCCCTGGGGTGCTGGGGCGGTTGCACGTCCTGTGTGGCGACGGTATCGGCCGGACGACTCTGGATACGCTGGCCGGGCGCTGCACGCTGCCGGTCTGGTGCGTCTCGTCGGGCACGCTGCCGGAGGATGAGGGGCAGCCGGCCGACCTGGGGGCCTCGCAGATCCCGGCCGAAATCATCGCCGCCCTGGCCCGAGTGCTCGATCAGCCCGGCCCGCCGCCGGACCTGGCCTCGGCACTGGTCGAGCTGGACGTGTCGGCCGAGGACCCGGCAGCCTTCGGCCGATCGCTGGCCTTTGAGCCTTCGGGAGAGCGCCGGGCGGCCGACCTCGGTCATGTCCTGGCAATCGTTCCGGGCCGATCCGAGGTGCTTGCCTTCGGCCCTCCTCGTGTGCAGGACCTGGGCGGCGAGCCCCGATCCCGTCGATCGCTGGCCGGTGCCCGACCGGCCGACGACGCTCGGACAATCCGATAG
- the glmM gene encoding phosphoglucosamine mutase — protein sequence MGTRIASISGLRGIIGDGLDPVDVTAFAAAYAAEVVARSGKEAPTILVGHDGRRSAEMMLGAVLSGLSASGCHAQSLGPTPTPTVGFLVREQGADGGIQISASHNPSEYNGLKFFQASGSVLGRDEGRAMLDRFERRAFRWVPFDRLGTIVRDESIKVAHAAKVLGLVDLRAIRGERFRVVVDAGHGAGGRLADWLLRQLRCDLRLLGGEPDGLYDHIPEPTEENLRELTAIIPAIGADIGFALDPDADRLAIIDETGRYIGEELTLALCVQHRLGQQTGPVVMNLSTSRTAEEVAKGFGCEVIRTPVGEINVVEGMQASNAVIGGEGNGGVIDPRIGWVRDSLVGMALVLDLMATSGKPLSSLVDDLPRFAMLKTKFATGSEPIATMLDRIAGAHPEASSDRRDGLRLDWPDAWVHIRASNTEPIIRVIAEAAEADRARSLAEAIGSLAGGGGGAS from the coding sequence ATGGGGACTCGGATTGCGAGCATCTCGGGACTTCGAGGGATCATCGGCGATGGGCTCGATCCGGTCGATGTAACGGCCTTCGCGGCGGCTTATGCGGCGGAGGTCGTCGCTCGGTCGGGGAAGGAGGCTCCCACGATCCTCGTCGGCCACGACGGCCGACGCTCGGCCGAGATGATGCTCGGCGCCGTCCTGTCTGGTCTCTCGGCCTCGGGCTGCCATGCTCAGTCGCTCGGCCCGACACCGACACCGACCGTTGGTTTCCTGGTCCGGGAGCAAGGGGCCGACGGCGGCATTCAGATCTCCGCCTCCCATAACCCGAGTGAGTACAACGGCTTGAAGTTCTTCCAGGCGAGCGGCTCGGTTCTCGGTCGGGACGAGGGGCGGGCCATGCTCGACCGTTTCGAACGGCGGGCGTTTCGCTGGGTTCCCTTCGACCGTCTCGGGACGATCGTTCGGGACGAGTCGATCAAGGTCGCTCACGCCGCGAAGGTTCTGGGCCTGGTCGATCTCCGAGCGATCCGCGGGGAACGGTTCCGGGTCGTCGTCGATGCCGGCCACGGGGCGGGCGGGCGGCTGGCCGACTGGCTGCTCCGGCAACTAAGATGCGATCTGCGCCTCCTGGGAGGCGAACCGGATGGCCTCTACGACCACATTCCTGAGCCGACCGAGGAGAACCTTCGTGAGCTGACGGCCATCATTCCGGCCATTGGAGCCGACATTGGCTTCGCGCTCGACCCCGACGCCGATCGGCTGGCGATCATCGACGAGACGGGCCGCTACATCGGCGAGGAACTGACGCTCGCCCTCTGCGTCCAGCACCGACTCGGCCAGCAGACCGGCCCGGTCGTGATGAACCTTTCGACCTCCCGAACCGCCGAGGAGGTCGCCAAAGGCTTCGGCTGCGAGGTGATCCGCACCCCCGTGGGTGAGATCAATGTGGTCGAGGGGATGCAGGCGTCGAACGCCGTGATCGGCGGCGAAGGGAATGGCGGAGTCATCGACCCTCGGATCGGCTGGGTTCGGGATAGCCTGGTCGGCATGGCGTTGGTCCTCGACCTGATGGCGACGAGCGGCAAACCCCTGTCGAGCCTCGTGGATGACCTTCCCCGGTTTGCCATGCTCAAAACGAAGTTCGCGACGGGATCAGAGCCGATCGCCACGATGCTCGACCGCATCGCCGGTGCCCACCCCGAGGCATCGTCCGACCGTCGCGACGGCCTGCGGCTCGACTGGCCGGACGCCTGGGTCCACATCCGGGCGAGCAACACCGAGCCGATCATTCGGGTGATCGCTGAGGCCGCCGAGGCCGACCGCGCCCGGAGCCTGGCCGAGGCGATCGGCAGCCTTGCGGGCGGCGGGGGAGGGGCATCGTGA
- a CDS encoding HAD family hydrolase → MNWPSFDDPPSVAFLDVDGTLLAETTSYLYGKLLRRRGMIDQSLLFRAALHGFRHKFGRLDYGRLLDYGLRMIRDIPLVELERAAYENFKDHVKPRLYEGVVEHLNELRASGTPLILVSSSPAPVIAPLSIYLGCTDLLTTPFRVEHGRIAGLGPGPPCYGEGKLHWAERWAEERGIDMDLAAAYADNWSDRALLQRVGRAVVVHPGRKLKKLALQQGWTIVTPRRPRLDRQSPSED, encoded by the coding sequence GTGAACTGGCCGAGCTTTGACGATCCCCCCTCGGTGGCCTTCCTTGATGTCGATGGCACCCTGCTGGCCGAAACCACGAGCTATCTCTACGGCAAGCTCCTTCGACGCCGGGGGATGATCGACCAGTCGCTCCTATTTCGAGCCGCCTTGCACGGGTTCCGGCACAAGTTCGGTCGGCTCGACTACGGCCGGTTGCTCGACTACGGCTTACGGATGATCCGGGACATTCCGCTGGTCGAACTGGAACGCGCGGCCTATGAGAACTTCAAGGATCATGTGAAGCCCAGGCTGTACGAAGGCGTGGTCGAACATTTGAACGAGCTTCGCGCTTCCGGCACGCCGCTGATCCTCGTCTCGTCGTCTCCGGCCCCGGTGATCGCGCCGCTGAGCATCTATCTAGGATGCACCGACCTCTTGACCACGCCGTTCCGAGTCGAGCACGGGAGGATCGCGGGCCTCGGCCCCGGCCCCCCCTGCTACGGCGAAGGAAAGCTGCACTGGGCCGAGCGTTGGGCCGAAGAACGGGGGATCGACATGGACTTGGCGGCCGCTTACGCGGATAATTGGAGCGACCGGGCCTTGCTGCAGCGCGTCGGACGCGCCGTGGTCGTGCATCCCGGGCGCAAGCTCAAGAAGCTCGCCCTGCAGCAAGGCTGGACGATCGTGACCCCCCGACGCCCCCGACTCGATCGTCAATCTCCTTCGGAAGATTGA
- a CDS encoding sigma-70 family RNA polymerase sigma factor: MSESPHSPPVSKSSSVPPSRSIRQSAPAVTALVIGLAAFTANARESDLVRDIQRYCTVCWKNAHLDPSLWDDCTQEVCVRLLGKARDGQLDLNLVLADDTPERRELVRAIDMVRKRVQRSKKYQPLDETASAFASDDDRNRLELGEILEAARRAVLSPRQDRIVELWTRGWTVPEIAETLALNPARVSDEKYKALRKLERHLAGRRDELDLPVALDEEDEYVRFVG; this comes from the coding sequence ATGAGTGAATCACCCCACAGCCCTCCCGTGTCGAAGTCTTCGTCGGTGCCCCCCAGCCGAAGCATCCGCCAGTCGGCCCCGGCCGTCACGGCGCTGGTAATCGGCCTGGCCGCCTTCACGGCGAACGCCCGGGAATCGGACCTGGTCCGCGACATCCAGCGGTATTGCACCGTTTGCTGGAAGAACGCGCACCTCGACCCGAGCCTCTGGGACGACTGCACCCAGGAGGTCTGCGTCCGGTTGCTGGGCAAGGCCCGCGATGGGCAGCTTGACCTGAACCTCGTGCTGGCCGACGACACCCCCGAGCGTCGCGAGCTGGTTCGGGCCATCGACATGGTCCGCAAGCGCGTGCAACGCTCGAAGAAGTATCAACCGCTCGATGAGACCGCCTCGGCCTTCGCCTCCGACGACGACCGCAATCGCCTGGAGCTGGGGGAGATTCTTGAAGCCGCCCGCCGAGCCGTGCTGTCTCCTCGACAGGATCGGATCGTCGAGTTGTGGACCCGCGGCTGGACCGTTCCCGAGATCGCCGAGACGCTCGCCCTGAATCCGGCCCGCGTCAGCGACGAGAAGTACAAGGCGCTCCGAAAGCTCGAACGCCACCTGGCCGGTCGTCGCGACGAACTGGACCTGCCCGTTGCGCTCGACGAGGAAGACGAGTACGTCCGATTCGTCGGCTGA
- a CDS encoding DUF1559 domain-containing protein — protein MILVPLLPRTPCRRRPGFTLIELLVVIAIIGVLIALLLPAVQAAREAANRMRCANNLKQIGLAIHNGGKFPAGYSSRVDPATSEDLGPGWAWGAGILQRLEQENLYNAMNMSLLPSDPVNQTAASVPISTFLCPSDDMPTLVPVRDEGNTTTIASLPGANYIGVYGIGRIGDAPGEGTGVFYRNSGIRFRDIRDGTSQTIAVGERSQELSYATWAARQRGGWLYKTSMIVGSGGDTFSPEPEEAWAMVLGTAGIIDPPRTPNHSNRHVEDFGSRHPGGANFLFADGSVRFIKETIRQQTFQALCTRDGKEVISADEF, from the coding sequence GTGATTCTCGTGCCCTTGCTCCCTCGCACCCCATGCCGGCGACGGCCGGGCTTCACCCTGATCGAGCTGCTGGTGGTCATCGCGATCATCGGCGTCTTGATCGCCCTGTTGCTGCCCGCCGTGCAGGCCGCCCGGGAGGCGGCGAATCGGATGCGGTGCGCGAACAATCTCAAGCAGATCGGCCTGGCGATCCACAACGGCGGGAAGTTCCCGGCCGGCTATTCCAGCAGGGTCGATCCGGCGACCAGCGAGGACCTCGGCCCCGGCTGGGCCTGGGGTGCGGGGATCCTCCAGCGGCTTGAGCAAGAGAATCTCTACAACGCGATGAACATGAGCCTGCTCCCGTCTGATCCGGTCAATCAGACGGCCGCCTCGGTGCCGATCTCGACGTTCCTCTGCCCCTCCGACGACATGCCGACCCTTGTGCCGGTCCGCGACGAGGGGAACACGACAACGATTGCCTCGCTGCCGGGAGCGAACTACATCGGCGTTTATGGAATCGGCCGGATCGGCGATGCGCCCGGCGAGGGGACGGGAGTCTTCTACCGCAACAGCGGCATCCGCTTCCGAGACATCCGAGACGGGACGAGCCAGACGATCGCCGTCGGCGAGCGGAGCCAGGAACTGAGCTATGCCACCTGGGCCGCCCGCCAGCGGGGAGGCTGGCTGTACAAGACCTCGATGATCGTCGGAAGCGGTGGAGACACGTTTTCTCCCGAGCCCGAGGAAGCGTGGGCGATGGTCCTCGGCACGGCCGGGATTATCGACCCGCCCCGCACGCCGAATCACTCGAATCGTCATGTCGAGGACTTCGGGAGCCGACACCCCGGAGGGGCCAATTTCCTCTTTGCCGATGGCTCGGTTCGGTTCATCAAGGAAACGATTCGGCAACAGACGTTCCAGGCGCTCTGCACCCGGGATGGCAAGGAAGTCATCTCGGCCGATGAGTTCTGA
- a CDS encoding fumarylacetoacetate hydrolase family protein produces MLGILGLFLSSTATIAAEPAQQGERYLRFQVGETTSYGILEGDRVRALDGDLFGSFSKTDRTYALEDVTVLIPTEPTQVLALAGNYRSHLGDEEIPPLFRIPQPFYKSPSSLVADGGNIVIPKDSPGPVHFEAELVIVIGKTTRKVSKEKAHEYVFGVTCGNDVSERYWQNDPENKDVQWWRAKGADTFGPVGPFIATGLNPDDLLMTLRLNGEVMQQERTDHLIHDVATMVSYISQYVTLQPGDLIFTGTPGETSEIKPGDVVEVELEGVGVLRNPVVGEE; encoded by the coding sequence ATGCTCGGCATCCTGGGGCTATTTCTGTCCTCGACCGCGACCATTGCCGCCGAGCCGGCACAGCAAGGTGAGCGCTACCTGCGGTTTCAGGTGGGGGAAACCACGAGCTATGGCATTCTGGAGGGGGACCGCGTTCGAGCGCTGGACGGTGACCTGTTCGGTTCTTTCTCCAAGACCGACCGCACCTATGCACTCGAAGATGTGACGGTCTTGATCCCGACCGAGCCGACGCAGGTGCTCGCCCTGGCCGGCAACTACCGGAGCCACCTGGGAGACGAGGAAATCCCGCCGCTCTTCCGCATCCCGCAGCCGTTCTACAAGAGCCCGTCGAGCCTCGTGGCCGACGGCGGGAACATTGTCATTCCCAAGGATTCCCCCGGCCCGGTCCACTTCGAGGCCGAGCTGGTTATCGTCATCGGGAAGACGACCCGCAAGGTATCGAAGGAGAAGGCGCACGAGTACGTCTTCGGTGTGACCTGCGGCAACGACGTGAGCGAGCGTTACTGGCAGAACGATCCCGAGAACAAGGACGTGCAGTGGTGGCGAGCCAAGGGGGCCGACACCTTCGGGCCGGTCGGGCCTTTCATCGCCACGGGGCTGAACCCGGACGACCTGCTCATGACGCTGCGACTGAATGGCGAGGTGATGCAGCAAGAGCGAACCGACCACCTGATCCACGATGTCGCCACCATGGTCAGCTACATCAGCCAGTACGTCACCTTGCAACCGGGCGACCTGATCTTCACCGGAACGCCAGGGGAAACCTCGGAGATCAAGCCGGGAGACGTGGTCGAGGTCGAGTTGGAAGGGGTCGGCGTACTCCGCAATCCCGTGGTGGGCGAAGAGTAA
- the bcp gene encoding thioredoxin-dependent thiol peroxidase, protein MIEAGQPAPDFTLTDQHGKKVSLKKLKGKVVVLYFYPKDDTPGCTKEACAFRDARADYEAAGAVVLGVSPDSAESHLKFAEKYELPFTLLADPEKEVIQAYGVWKEKNMYGKKSMGVERTTVVIDGKGIIRKIFPKVRVDGHSEKVLELLQTL, encoded by the coding sequence ATGATCGAAGCAGGCCAGCCCGCCCCCGACTTCACCCTCACCGACCAGCACGGCAAGAAGGTTTCGCTCAAAAAGCTCAAGGGGAAGGTCGTCGTCCTCTATTTCTACCCGAAAGACGACACTCCCGGATGCACCAAGGAAGCCTGCGCCTTCCGCGATGCCCGAGCCGATTACGAGGCCGCCGGGGCGGTCGTGCTGGGCGTCAGTCCCGACTCGGCCGAGTCGCACCTCAAATTTGCCGAGAAGTACGAGCTGCCATTCACCCTTCTGGCCGACCCCGAGAAGGAGGTCATCCAGGCGTACGGCGTCTGGAAAGAGAAGAACATGTACGGCAAGAAGTCGATGGGAGTCGAGCGCACGACGGTCGTCATCGACGGCAAGGGCATCATCCGCAAGATCTTCCCGAAGGTCCGGGTTGACGGGCACAGCGAGAAGGTCCTGGAGCTCCTGCAGACGCTCTGA